A portion of the Sabethes cyaneus chromosome 3, idSabCyanKW18_F2, whole genome shotgun sequence genome contains these proteins:
- the LOC128740557 gene encoding uncharacterized protein LOC128740557 isoform X2 yields the protein MERRSFCCIQLLVSGLLSLQILTGAVSAYQYTIDLKTSGSVVLGGTVEFHATLLTDGKPLADQYEVLWSDNMNPPHTASGESKQPYFNWTISYGNNVPAGTYSTQVIIRKYYYVTYLEVKRESVGFNLTGLLNGQMQLVQNQSVVDSDYVSSALALNQTIIFTESDSRVLEKAAYIRTYWFVNCQYLGTSDELNRLSNFTKENDEYTIEALVVASFEKLPEPTTTTTTTTTTTTTTTTTTTTTTTTPATTTTTTPVTTSTTSTTTHAPSNDSTTVSYTTSGLAVSSVKPTVASKVDSSRRRREVLPSVNETLASVSPILLGMADTRNILNGEKIPVHLLESGDDDTPSRIIKKADPTFNIDDSRQPFVCGNSSRIPPDPKKTYGHFVRTIVVQNPIVKFNVTGPQWVKRGDMVDLLFQCSGSPPFQFCFNVHSGQHNVTKNETCHGTWVSNQERCKFSFGRYFFSDEQRSLVVFLKNHVSERITQVGLQFYENQPKSQLSVIVVPIGFCLLAVILVVFGVAYYIQNRERFIVEVADFNFGDTSSLDDDMEYKTFQQRLIDSLRESMRFPRFRSGSSNASEDGDDMSPSAVGESSLRYGSMT from the exons ATGGAGAGACGCAGTTTCTGCTGCATCCAACTGCTGGTTAGCGGTTTGCTATCGCTGCAAATACTTACCGGTGCTG TTTCAGCATACCAATATACAATCGATCTAAAAACATCTGGTTCCGTAGTACTAGGAGGAACAGTTGAATTTCATGCCACATTACTAACGGATGGAAAACCACTAGCAGACCAGTATGAGGTCCTTTGGTCAGATAATATGAATCCACCCCATACGGCGTCA GGTGAAAGCAAACAACCGTATTTTAACTGGACTATCAGCTACGGCAATAATGTACCAGCAGGAACCTACAGTACTCAGGTTATTATTCGAAAATACTACTATGTTACTTACTTGGAAGTGAAACGTGAATCGGTTGGATTTAACTTGACCG GACTACTAAATGGACAAATGCAGTTAGTTCAGAATCAATCTGTCGTTGATTCGGATTACGTATCTAGTGCCTTGGCATTGAATCAGACAATCATTTTCACTGAGAGCGATTCAAGGGTGTTGGAAAAAGCAGCCTACATTAGAACATATTGGTTCGTTAATTGTCAGTATTTGGGTACATCGGATGAATTAAACAGGTTAAGTAATTTTACAAAAGAAAATGATGAATATACTATCGAAGCGTTAGTGGTAGCATCGTTTGAAAAG TTGCCTGAAccgactactactactactactacgacAACTACTACTACCACAACAACAACCACCACTACAACTACAACTACTACTCCTGCTACTACTACAACAACCACTCCTGTTACTACCAGCACTACCAGTACTACAACACATG CACCTTCCAATGATTCTACAACAGTGTCATATACTACTTCCGGACTAGCAGTAAGCTCGGTCAAACCCACAGTGGCATCAAAAGTTGATTCTAGTCGGCGTCGGCGAGAGGTACTCCCATCTGTCAATGAAACACTTGCTAGTGTTAGTCCCATATTACTCGGAATGGCCGATACGCGAA ACATATTGAATGGAGAAAAAATTCCCGTCCACTTGCTGGAGTCAGGCGACGACGACACACCAAGCCGTATTATCAAAAAAGCAGATCCCACGTTCAACATTGATGATTCCCGGCAGCCGTTTGTGTGCGGTAACAGTTCGAGAATTCCTCCTGATCCGAAAAAAACCTACGGACACTTCGTTCGGACGATAGTTGTACAAA ATCCAATTGTGAAGTTCAACGTGACCGGACCCCAGTGGGTTAAAAGGGGAGATATGGTTGACCTACTGTTCCAATGTTCCGGATCACCTCCCTTCCAGTTTTGCTTCAATGTCCATAGCG GTCAGCATAACGTTACGAAGAATGAAACTTGCCACGGAACTTGGGTTAGCAACCAGGAACGTTGCAAGTTTAGCTTTGGGCGGTACTTTTTCAGTGATGAACAGCGTTCACTGgtagtttttttgaaaaatcacgTGTCCGAAAGAATTACTCAAGTGGGATTGCAGTTCTATGAAA ATCAACCAAAATCCCAGCTGTCGGTAATTGTGGTTCCGATTGGATTCTGCCTTCTTGCCGTGATATTAGTGGTATTCGGTGTTGCCTACTACATTCAGAATCGGGAAAGATTTATCGTTGAAGTAGCCGATTTTAACTTCGGTGATACTAGTTCACTGGATGACGACATGGAGTATAAAACATTCCAGCAGCGACTGATCGACAGTTTGCGGGAGTCTATGAGGTTCCCCCGGTTTCGGTCGGGCTCTAGTAACGCTAGCGAAGACGGAGACGACATGTCACCGTCGGCAGTGGGCGAAAGTTCGCTCCGATACGGTTCGATGACCTAA
- the LOC128740557 gene encoding uncharacterized protein LOC128740557 isoform X1 yields MERRSFCCIQLLVSGLLSLQILTGAAVSAYQYTIDLKTSGSVVLGGTVEFHATLLTDGKPLADQYEVLWSDNMNPPHTASGESKQPYFNWTISYGNNVPAGTYSTQVIIRKYYYVTYLEVKRESVGFNLTGLLNGQMQLVQNQSVVDSDYVSSALALNQTIIFTESDSRVLEKAAYIRTYWFVNCQYLGTSDELNRLSNFTKENDEYTIEALVVASFEKLPEPTTTTTTTTTTTTTTTTTTTTTTTTPATTTTTTPVTTSTTSTTTHAPSNDSTTVSYTTSGLAVSSVKPTVASKVDSSRRRREVLPSVNETLASVSPILLGMADTRNILNGEKIPVHLLESGDDDTPSRIIKKADPTFNIDDSRQPFVCGNSSRIPPDPKKTYGHFVRTIVVQNPIVKFNVTGPQWVKRGDMVDLLFQCSGSPPFQFCFNVHSGQHNVTKNETCHGTWVSNQERCKFSFGRYFFSDEQRSLVVFLKNHVSERITQVGLQFYENQPKSQLSVIVVPIGFCLLAVILVVFGVAYYIQNRERFIVEVADFNFGDTSSLDDDMEYKTFQQRLIDSLRESMRFPRFRSGSSNASEDGDDMSPSAVGESSLRYGSMT; encoded by the exons ATGGAGAGACGCAGTTTCTGCTGCATCCAACTGCTGGTTAGCGGTTTGCTATCGCTGCAAATACTTACCGGTGCTG CAGTTTCAGCATACCAATATACAATCGATCTAAAAACATCTGGTTCCGTAGTACTAGGAGGAACAGTTGAATTTCATGCCACATTACTAACGGATGGAAAACCACTAGCAGACCAGTATGAGGTCCTTTGGTCAGATAATATGAATCCACCCCATACGGCGTCA GGTGAAAGCAAACAACCGTATTTTAACTGGACTATCAGCTACGGCAATAATGTACCAGCAGGAACCTACAGTACTCAGGTTATTATTCGAAAATACTACTATGTTACTTACTTGGAAGTGAAACGTGAATCGGTTGGATTTAACTTGACCG GACTACTAAATGGACAAATGCAGTTAGTTCAGAATCAATCTGTCGTTGATTCGGATTACGTATCTAGTGCCTTGGCATTGAATCAGACAATCATTTTCACTGAGAGCGATTCAAGGGTGTTGGAAAAAGCAGCCTACATTAGAACATATTGGTTCGTTAATTGTCAGTATTTGGGTACATCGGATGAATTAAACAGGTTAAGTAATTTTACAAAAGAAAATGATGAATATACTATCGAAGCGTTAGTGGTAGCATCGTTTGAAAAG TTGCCTGAAccgactactactactactactacgacAACTACTACTACCACAACAACAACCACCACTACAACTACAACTACTACTCCTGCTACTACTACAACAACCACTCCTGTTACTACCAGCACTACCAGTACTACAACACATG CACCTTCCAATGATTCTACAACAGTGTCATATACTACTTCCGGACTAGCAGTAAGCTCGGTCAAACCCACAGTGGCATCAAAAGTTGATTCTAGTCGGCGTCGGCGAGAGGTACTCCCATCTGTCAATGAAACACTTGCTAGTGTTAGTCCCATATTACTCGGAATGGCCGATACGCGAA ACATATTGAATGGAGAAAAAATTCCCGTCCACTTGCTGGAGTCAGGCGACGACGACACACCAAGCCGTATTATCAAAAAAGCAGATCCCACGTTCAACATTGATGATTCCCGGCAGCCGTTTGTGTGCGGTAACAGTTCGAGAATTCCTCCTGATCCGAAAAAAACCTACGGACACTTCGTTCGGACGATAGTTGTACAAA ATCCAATTGTGAAGTTCAACGTGACCGGACCCCAGTGGGTTAAAAGGGGAGATATGGTTGACCTACTGTTCCAATGTTCCGGATCACCTCCCTTCCAGTTTTGCTTCAATGTCCATAGCG GTCAGCATAACGTTACGAAGAATGAAACTTGCCACGGAACTTGGGTTAGCAACCAGGAACGTTGCAAGTTTAGCTTTGGGCGGTACTTTTTCAGTGATGAACAGCGTTCACTGgtagtttttttgaaaaatcacgTGTCCGAAAGAATTACTCAAGTGGGATTGCAGTTCTATGAAA ATCAACCAAAATCCCAGCTGTCGGTAATTGTGGTTCCGATTGGATTCTGCCTTCTTGCCGTGATATTAGTGGTATTCGGTGTTGCCTACTACATTCAGAATCGGGAAAGATTTATCGTTGAAGTAGCCGATTTTAACTTCGGTGATACTAGTTCACTGGATGACGACATGGAGTATAAAACATTCCAGCAGCGACTGATCGACAGTTTGCGGGAGTCTATGAGGTTCCCCCGGTTTCGGTCGGGCTCTAGTAACGCTAGCGAAGACGGAGACGACATGTCACCGTCGGCAGTGGGCGAAAGTTCGCTCCGATACGGTTCGATGACCTAA
- the LOC128740559 gene encoding uncharacterized protein C1orf131 homolog yields MDNFVPVPTKASLLKKCSEENEFKLVVFEPVKAKKNKLEKPKSFPLPSEVQDKESGTESEPDIADIFSDAYRRKRKPREDPRTFDISRARKEVINFGISGLDKETKHEARVALAIKLGAKPPKNVYRNYKEILADRKREKEDSERASRRRKGQSFGAAKSFQQHQLRARQKAAHPGSVTRHYGVVDPKIRDKKRRKK; encoded by the coding sequence ATGGATAATTTCGTTCCAGTTCCAACGAAAGCATCGTTGTTGAAAAAATGCAGCGAagaaaatgaatttaaattggTTGTTTTTGAACCCGTTAAGGCAAAAAAGAATAAACTTGAAAAACCAAAATCTTTTCCGCTGCCATCTGAAGTTCAAGACAAAGAAAGTGGTACAGAAAGTGAACCAGATATTGCCGACATTTTCTCCGATGCATACAGACGAAAGCGCAAACCCCGGGAAGACCCTCGCACGTTCGACATTAGTCGAGCTCGCAAGGAGGTCATCAATTTCGGCATATCCGGTTTAGATAAGGAAACCAAGCACGAAGCCAGAGTAGCGCTGGCAATCAAACTCGGAGCGAAACCTCCGAAAAACGTGTACCGAAACTACAAGGAGATTCTCGCAGATCGCAAACGCGAAAAAGAGGACAGCGAACGCGCTAGTCGCCGCCGGAAAGGACAAAGTTTTGGAGCGGCCAAATCATTTCAGCAGCATCAACTGCGGGCCCGCCAGAAGGCAGCGCATCCCGGGTCGGTTACTAGGCACTACGGTGTTGTGGATCCGAAAATACGCGATAAGAAGAGGAGGAAAAAGTAA
- the LOC128741822 gene encoding nucleolar complex protein 4 homolog A: MSAATAVNFQSQFSSKSMAKQLKVKCNEFLASPQNSEHLGEIIGCLKECNSKQAAVVPCLLALETIFVELLRRNEMRIVVQPLKPVETSSELIYKQSLQGQYKEAFSAILEGFNHDKQAESVQSLATAMKLIVAETKNPLDEGAIDANSFPLGKLKNILQAVLSSERQNAHLVNRFMEYASHADIIYFCWKILPSLAPKEFSPNSLFIQNYLSLLGAVCFGKESLEESPSFLCVQMQELDYPYIRKHINKSWSCVMNWKHDDVCHRQVLILLLEKVLAHLDKPVLLTDFLMDSLDVGGAISLLALQGIFILIQQHNLTYPNIYEKLYSMFEPEIFHTKYKARLFYLADIFLSSSHLPEGLVAAFVKRLARLALIAPPQDIVIIMRFIGNLILRHPALKRLIFHPSGGEVSQDPFIMDERDPVKSNALDSSLWEVAALQSHVLPSVATAAKFISNPLPSAEWDLASVLEINENDIFDKEIAKKSKEYALNIERPTSMFKYCGGHKSSQYWKLF; the protein is encoded by the exons ATGTCTGCTGCAACAGCTGTAAATTTTCAGTCACAGTTTTCTTCCAAGTCTATGGCTAAGCAGCTGAAAGTAAAGTGTAATGAATTTCTGGCATCGCCGCAAAATTCCGAACATCTAGGAGAAATCATTGGCTGTCTGAAG GAATGTAATTCGAAACAAGCGGCTGTGGTTCCATGTTTGCTAGCTTTGGAAACTATTTTCGTCGAACTGCTGAGACGAAATGAGATGCGAATTGTGGTGCAACCATTAAAGCCAGTCG AGACATCTTCCGAACTAATCTACAAACAGTCTCTGCAAGGACAGTACAAAGAAGCATTCAGTGCCATTTTGGAAGGGTTTAACCATGATAAACAGGCGGAGAGTGTTCAATCGCTGGCCACAGCGATGAAATTGATTGTGGCGGAAACCAAAAATCCGTTAGATGAAGGTGCCATTGATGCCAACAGTTTCCCACTCGGTAAACTTAAGAACATTCTCCAGGCGGTGCTCTCTTCGGAACGCCAAAATGCCCATCTGGTTAATCGCTTCATGGAGTACGCCTCTCATGCAGACATAATTTACTTTTGCTGGAAAATCTTACCGTCATTAGCGCCGAAGGAATTCAGTCCTAATTCATTGTTTATTCAAAATTATCTTAGTTTACTTGGAGCAGTCTGTTTCGGAAAAGAATCTCTTGAAGAATCGCCTAGCTTTCTATGCGTTCAAATGCAAGAATTAGACTATCCATACATTCGGAAACACATAAATAAAAGCTGGTCTTGTGTAATGAACTGGAAACATGATGATGTTTGCCATCGTCAGGTTTTGATTCTGTTGCTGGAAAAAGTTCTAGCCCATTTGGATAAGCCGGTTCTATTGACTGACTTCCTAATGGATTCGTTGGACGTTGGCGGTGCTATTAGTTTGCTAGCACTGCAAGGCATCTTTATCTTGATTCAGCAACACAATCTTACCTATCCAAACATCTACGAAAAGTTGTACTCAATGTTCGAGCCGGAAATCTTTCACACTAAGTATAAAGCACGATTGTTCTACCTGGCGGATATATTTCTGAGCTCTAGTCACTTGCCGGAAGGATTGGTTGCGGCATTCGTGAAGCGGCTAGCGCGGTTGGCACTGATTGCCCCTCCGCAGGATATTGTCATCATAATGCGGTTCATTGGAAACTTGATACTGCGACATCCGGCGTTGAAGCGGTTGATTTTCCACCCCAGCGGAGGAGAAG TGTCTCAGGATCCATTCATTATGGATGAGCGCGATCCGGTGAAATCGAATGCACTGGATAGTTCACTGTGGGAGGTTGCCGCTCTCCAGTCTCACGTACTGCCGTCAGTTGCCACGGCTGCCAAATTTATCTCTAACCCATTGCCTAGCGCTGAGTGGGACTTGGCGTCGGTGTTGGAGATTAACGAGAATGAT ATTTTTGACAAAGAGATTGCCAAAAAATCCAAAGAATATGCCTTAAATATTGAGCGACCAACCTCGATGTTTAAATACTGCGGAGGTCACAAGTCCTCGCAGTATTGGAAACTGTTTTAG